In one Candidatus Woesearchaeota archaeon genomic region, the following are encoded:
- a CDS encoding translation initiation factor IF-2 subunit gamma — MAKKTKKKKKKAANIQPELNIGLIGHVDHGKTTLLERLSGKWADTHSEEIKRGITIRLGYANTEFRKCSKCSSYTTKDKCPECSSAAELLRIISFVDAPGHESLMATMLAGATIMDGAVLLVAANEKCPQPQTREHLMALEIIGIKNLVIVQNKIDLVSEEEAVKNYSQIREFIKATPYKDCPIIPVSAQHGTGLSPLIEAIEKNIPTPKRDLSLDPKFLVARSFDINRPGSEISSMQGGILGGALVQGRLSGDTEVEIRPGYEVLEKNQRVFRPLKTKITDIKTGSASVDEITPGGSIGLMTTLDPSIVKSDRLAGSVVGLPGTLPEVHYDLRLEVKLLERVVGTEKDLDVEPVKMKEALMLNVNSASTVGVVTGLKRGIVSCKLKLPICADTGSRVTVSRLIGNRFRLIGYGIIQD, encoded by the coding sequence ATGGCAAAAAAAACAAAAAAGAAGAAAAAAAAAGCAGCCAATATCCAGCCAGAGCTCAATATAGGTCTGATAGGCCATGTCGACCACGGAAAAACAACCCTGCTTGAGAGGCTTTCCGGAAAGTGGGCTGATACCCATTCTGAGGAAATCAAGAGGGGGATCACCATAAGGCTAGGCTACGCCAACACAGAATTCAGGAAATGCAGCAAATGCAGCTCATACACAACCAAAGACAAATGCCCTGAATGCAGCTCAGCTGCAGAATTGCTCAGGATAATAAGCTTTGTCGACGCTCCCGGGCACGAGTCCCTGATGGCAACAATGCTTGCAGGGGCTACAATAATGGACGGCGCTGTTCTTCTTGTGGCAGCCAATGAAAAATGCCCCCAGCCCCAGACAAGGGAGCATTTAATGGCGCTCGAAATAATCGGCATTAAAAATCTTGTAATAGTCCAGAATAAGATTGACCTTGTTTCAGAGGAGGAGGCTGTGAAAAATTATAGCCAGATCAGGGAGTTTATTAAAGCTACTCCCTATAAAGACTGCCCGATAATCCCTGTATCAGCCCAGCACGGTACAGGCCTTTCTCCTCTGATTGAAGCCATAGAAAAAAACATACCCACTCCCAAGAGGGACCTTTCCCTCGATCCGAAATTCTTGGTTGCAAGAAGTTTTGACATAAACAGGCCCGGCTCTGAGATAAGCTCTATGCAGGGCGGTATCTTGGGCGGAGCTTTGGTGCAGGGCAGGCTCAGCGGGGATACAGAAGTCGAAATCCGGCCCGGCTACGAAGTATTGGAGAAAAACCAAAGGGTATTCAGGCCGCTGAAAACCAAAATAACAGACATCAAGACAGGAAGCGCATCTGTAGATGAAATTACCCCCGGCGGCTCAATCGGCCTGATGACAACTCTCGATCCCTCTATAGTGAAATCAGACAGGCTTGCCGGCTCCGTAGTTGGCCTTCCGGGCACCCTCCCGGAAGTGCATTATGACTTAAGGTTAGAGGTCAAGCTGCTGGAAAGGGTAGTAGGCACTGAAAAAGACCTTGACGTGGAGCCTGTTAAGATGAAAGAAGCGCTCATGCTTAATGTCAATTCCGCCTCCACAGTTGGAGTGGTCACAGGCTTAAAAAGAGGAATAGTCTCATGCAAGCTAAAGCTTCCCATATGCGCGGATACAGGCTCAAGAGTAACAGTGTCGCGGCTAATCGGCAACAGGTTCAGGCTTATAGGCTATGGAATAATACAGGACTAA
- a CDS encoding 30S ribosomal protein S6e (the function of this ribosomal subunit is unknown), with the protein MAEFKLCIADPKSGKTYQKEVKGSEASPFIGLNIGETIKGESLGINGYEFLLTGGSDKSGFPMRRGILGMRKKLNLLGGTGIRKKYPKGAKKRKTVCGHKVNESISQVNLKVSREGAKKLGEFFGAENQEAEKEEKAEKKTEEKKEEKPKQEQKKQESTEERKETEEQEKKTEEKTEEKKEEKPEK; encoded by the coding sequence ATGGCAGAATTTAAATTATGCATTGCTGATCCTAAATCCGGAAAAACATACCAGAAGGAAGTGAAAGGCAGCGAAGCCTCGCCTTTCATCGGGCTCAATATCGGAGAAACGATAAAGGGCGAGTCATTAGGCATCAATGGCTATGAGTTCCTGCTCACCGGAGGCTCGGATAAATCCGGCTTTCCCATGAGAAGGGGCATATTAGGCATGAGAAAAAAGCTCAACCTGCTGGGGGGCACAGGAATAAGGAAAAAATATCCCAAAGGAGCTAAGAAAAGAAAAACAGTTTGCGGCCACAAGGTCAATGAGAGCATATCCCAGGTCAACCTTAAGGTAAGCAGGGAAGGCGCAAAAAAGCTTGGTGAATTCTTCGGGGCAGAAAACCAGGAAGCTGAGAAAGAGGAGAAAGCGGAAAAGAAAACAGAAGAGAAGAAGGAAGAAAAACCTAAGCAGGAGCAGAAAAAGCAGGAAAGCACCGAAGAAAGGAAAGAAACAGAAGAGCAGGAAAAGAAAACAGAAGAGAAAACAGAAGAGAAGAAGGAAGAAAAGCCAGAGAAATAA